From the Trifolium pratense cultivar HEN17-A07 linkage group LG4, ARS_RC_1.1, whole genome shotgun sequence genome, the window gactcTGTTTTTTGATATCTAATCTAATTTACGCCATAGCTACCAATATAGCAGCATAGCATAATTTCAACAACACTCTTATTTCACAACACTCAAACCATCCCAGATAACTCAATGTAATTGTAATTATGAATTAGGATACATGTATAAATTGATGTAAATCTAACTAACACTTCATTCAATTTTACATTCAAACATAATAATTGCTAGCTACCTAGTACTATGTCTTCGTTCAATGTTTATCCTTATTTCAACCTGCAGGACAAGAATGGTAGTTGGCGTTGGATCCAAAAATATCACAGGTAGTTTTGTTCAGGTTGTAGAGCAGCAGGGATGGCAAGGATTGTGGGCTGGAAACATGATCAATATGATTCGCATTGTTCCAACACAAGCCATTGAGTTTGGCACATTTGAGTGGACAAAACGGACAATGTCATCACTACAAGACAAATGGAAAAAGAATCAATGTCCTAAGTTGCAGATAGGTTGCATCGATTTCAACTTATCTTTATCTTGGATTTCACCAACAGCTGTGGCTGGGGCAGCTGCAGGAGTTGCTAGCACACTTGTATGCCATCCCCTCGAAGTTTTGAAGGTATCATCTATCTTATTCCAATGTTTAAGATAACTAACTAGAAATGCAAAATAAATATACTGTATAAATTTTGTCTTTGGAGATCAAAGTTATAACAGACATCCATCGTGAATAATCATATCTTATGTACGGTTGAGTTAATGCGTAATAATGACGAAGGCATCATAccagaaaagaaaataatgaagATATTGAACTTTTCTTTGTTGTCTTCTGCTCTTGCTTTCAGTCCTAATTGTCTTCGGATTTGTTATTCCAGGATCGGTTAACTATAAGTCCTGAAATATACCCTAATTTGGGCGCTGCAATTAGAAATATTTATAGAGACGGTGGTATTGGCGCTTTTTATGCTGGCTTATCACCTACTCTGGTTGGCATGCTTCCATACAGTACCTGTTATTATTTCATGTATGACACAATAAAGAAATCTTACTGCCTGgccaaaaataaaaagtctttAAATCGTCCAGAGATGCTTATGATTGGAGCTCTATCAGGTGAGATATTCTATATGTTTCTCTTTATTTTACAGCTCTTTAGTTTGCTCTGTCCCATACAAGATCAATCTATCATATTATAGGAGCCAAATGATGTCatgaaatatttatatttatgaaaaatttacTTGGCAGATGTTTGCTTCATCTCGTCTCCTACTTCTGTTTTTCTAACCCAAAGGCAGATACATAGTTTGTCAAGGTCTACTGgttttaattgtatatatctGATGGACGGATACAGGATACCATGTACTTAGCAATGCATTTTGCCAAAGTTTCTCTTGATGCATCTTTTTCTTTACCATTTATATTTCTCTCCTATTTAAGCTTCACATCTATGCAATTTGATGCGTGAACTGAACTTCTGTACTCGGTAATACAAACTGATTTGTGCTAACGGAATTGTTTTTGAACACCCAGGTTTTACTGCCAGTACAATCAGCTTTCCATTGGAGGTAGCTAGAAAGCGCCTGATGGTGGGAGCTTTGCAAGGTAAGTGCCCACCAAACATGGTAGCGGCATTGTCGGAAGTTATTAGAGAAGAAGGTCTGAAGGGTCTGTACAGAGGGTGGGGTGCAAGCTGTTTAAAGGTAATGCCATCCTCTGGAATCACCTGGATGTTTTATGAAGCATGGAAAGACATACTGCTTGTCCAGAAGGGTATTTCCTTATAGTCTTGATAATGATCACTGGTTTTGCACCTCTACAAGTCATGCTAATTAACCCCAGTTTTCACTTTTTGAGTTTGTGACTTTATAAACAAATTGGATGACCGTTTCTCATGACATTGGTCACTCCTACTAACCAGTTAGTTAGCCTAGCTTGTAATTTTGaggtttcaattttgtttcgGGATGTTCTCATCAAAAGATAGGATGAATTGGGAAGAGTTTTATGTGCTTCTGTATTTTTCCATCATAACTACAATGTGTAATCTAATTATATCGGTTGATGTCACCATAAAGGGTCAGTTTGTTAtatagcttcttttttttaaaaattataatatcttTTTGTTATCACTTTTTTAAGAAATTCAAATAAGAAATTGGTTTAAatagtttttcataaaaaatcatGTCAAGAATTTTATCATTTTGCTACGACTATTTTTGGAGAATTTTAAGAAATGCTTAATGAGAATGCTTTGAGtaatttctcataatttttttttgagatattattttgaaaaaaacgTGATTTTATTTTGGTAATATCTCAATGtcaattgtttttttactttataaCAAAATGAGTTTGAAAtaggttttattatttttgaatgagtacttataaaaattattttttaaatttaaaatattttttaatctgtaaataaaataaaaaaaattaatctataaCAAAAGGGTTTTCGATTCTCTTGAGTAATTATTTATAATGAACATTTACTTCAACTAGTTGATCTTCAAGAAACTCAAAATAAGTAGTTTGTAGGAATACTTTTTTGTCGGACTTTATTTACCTTGCAGCCGAACTTTGAATTATCGGGATTTCATTTTCCTGAAAACTAGAGAGTTGATAAATAAAAACTCAAGATAAGTGGTCATTGACGTGATATTTTTTGGGAGAACTTCAGAAAGCTAGGTTTCATCGAAAGTGATCACTTTTTATTGGCAAATGCTTTGAAACCACCTTCCAACGAGGTGCAATTTGACCTGGAGAAGGGTGTTTTGACAGGGGTGGAACCTCTAATGTCCATGGTGTTCAAAGGCTACAGAATCAGAGATACATTCTTTGTCCATTGTAATTGGAATTTGGTATAGTAATTTTTAAAGAtgatttctctcccgaccccgcctttcttttattttcctaaaaatctcattttgccccttgcgatttgaaaaaaatttgccaACAAACTTTGGTTTTTACGAAtcgaagtttttaaacatggaaaaaaaattcggtttatataaaccgaaataacataaatttacccCCCCGcccccaaaaagaagaaagatttatgtgaaaattcgtgtagagctacctatggtaaatttagcatatctctctgaatataagtcgtatgctgttctggtaaaaaacaagggggtttgtattattgatcaaatggtgtgattacactcagttcaatcccaacaaccctgggagttttataagtcagaattcgatccttTACAAATGAgagtatggagctatttatagagcttctagtcttcttctccaagcaagggttcctaaaaatccggtcctaagcatcttcttcggtggtgtggcgtgaaaatagggatgagaaccttggtctccaagctatggcagttgcgagaagtttaattcttccttcttaagttagcggttgatgcaaggaaggagaagatattttCAGTAACGCAGAATCCAATCCTTTTTTGGCGTTGTCTTAGAATTGATGGTCGCGCCCTAGCTTCTAATCGCCCGTTTGTGTTTTACCCGCTTTGGGCTTATCATCCTTTTTACTCTAATTGGGCTTGTTGGATATtttcttaagcccattgcccagtccacagccccccaagcacgaagtCCAAAGGGGTGAAGTGCTTGAGTATGATTCGAATTTTCCCTCTAAAATTTGTAGCGCGGGAACGGTTTCATCACGTTTCTCCCCACTTTCTGATGCACGATCTCGCTCTCCTATGCCGTATCTATCAACCATTTCTCCATTTACTGATGACACGATCAGATATTTCCTCTATAAATTGGATCACTCGACGATAGGATCCGCTCATCACCTTTTCACCTGCTTACCTAACAGTTTTCTTTTTTACagtatgtctcccaaaaatcctccCTTTGAATGTGGTCAATCCCCTGCTTCCCCCGTCATCAAGCGGCTCCGCCGTATGTTGACCCTGAGTACGGAGGACTTAATGGACGATTTTGGTGAATTCTCGGAATTTGTCAAAGAGCTTAATGACTATTGCTGGAGGCTGACCAAGGAAGAGAAGCGTTTTCTAGACAGTGTGCTGCGTCTAGAGAAGGAGTTAAAGGATAGTGCATCCTTCGTGATtgctgtggagaatgtcaaagaaTGCCACGCCGAAGTTGTCGAAGCTGTCGACAGTcagatagagatcacgaaagaGACCATGGGTGTGCAGGAGGAAATCTTAGGGATATGCTTCAACGAGGAGCGGAGAGTGGACGATCGTTTGGCGCTGCTgaacaaggagatgaagccgcttgtgaagaggaagagggctctCCAAGGCGAGATTAGGGACGATGTTGCTAAGCTGATTTCAAGGCGCCATTCTTTGATGGACCTTTTAGACAAGCAGAACGAGCTGAGAGAGGATCTGAAGCCCATTGACGAGAatatggtgaaggcgaagagggtgaaacgggcattggaggaaatgcaccgtatcgccgttgccgatgctggtgaattggggaATTCCACCATGCCATGAAGTCTTTTGTTTGCTCATCTTTCCGTTTTGTGCTTTTCTTTCTAGTATTTGCAATTTGCTTCCGGATTTTgggatctttgttatttttattctgtttctttgcttccgttgtatttcTTTTGTACGAATTTGAATGCTTAAGCAATTTCCTTTACTTATGTGTTGCTCTTCTGTCCTTTCTGGTACCGCCTTCCTTTGCAGTCTTTAATAACtaaaatgggtcaaattttgacTCCTTGGAAACGTAAAAGTGACATTTTTCGAGATGGTCAAAGCTCGGTGGTTGCAACCGTTCAAGCATTTATTACTaccgttaataacgatgttaaggttaaatattgactataaatatcacctGCTCAAAACTCGAATTTTTATCCtcttgttttgaatctttaaGATGGAAAATAACAATGCGAAAAAACCTGTTGCCAGAAGCACCCCGCCTCAGCGAAGGAAGAAAAGGGTAGAGGTGTCTACCTCcaactccactcgctcccgaaggtctaaggatgtaaaaaaggtggaggttatcattctttcctcggatacctccgattctggtagtggtgatgaggattacgt encodes:
- the LOC123881404 gene encoding probable mitochondrial adenine nucleotide transporter BTL1 — encoded protein: MSSNTKAQTLTASSSSVSSPPIHNNHGGVFGDVYSNILKDIDLLPNTNFQFQLPHQAQDFLDRREVREFMSGALAGAMTKAILAPLETIRTRMVVGVGSKNITGSFVQVVEQQGWQGLWAGNMINMIRIVPTQAIEFGTFEWTKRTMSSLQDKWKKNQCPKLQIGCIDFNLSLSWISPTAVAGAAAGVASTLVCHPLEVLKDRLTISPEIYPNLGAAIRNIYRDGGIGAFYAGLSPTLVGMLPYSTCYYFMYDTIKKSYCLAKNKKSLNRPEMLMIGALSGFTASTISFPLEVARKRLMVGALQGKCPPNMVAALSEVIREEGLKGLYRGWGASCLKVMPSSGITWMFYEAWKDILLVQKGISL